TCTAGGGATAGGACGATACTCCGAGCTTGCTAGACATTTCTCTCCACGGCAAAGCTAGCTAGTTGTTGTAGTGCGGTTTTTTGATCACTCTCGGGTAGGAAATCCAACTGAGCTTTGGCATCCTCCACGGCAGCGCGGGCCCGCTCCATGGTGTAATCCAGTGCTCCGCAGGCCTCAATAGCCTCGACAATTTCTACCAGTTTTGCTGCACTGCGCTGTTCAATCGCCTCCTTTACCAGAGCCACCTGGTTTTGGCTGCCATTGGCCATGGTGTAGATCAGGGGAAGTGTGGGCTTGCCCTCCGCAAGATCGTCGCCGACATTTTTGCCTAGTTCTTCCGGGTTGCCTCGATAATCCAGGGCGTCATCCACCAGCTGGAATGCGAGGCCTAAATGGCGTCCATACAGTTTCAGGGCATTTTGTTCCTCGGCGGAACAGTCGGCCAAAACGGCGGCGGTCTCACAGGCCGCTTCGAACAACGCTCCGGTTTTCTTGTAAATTACACTGAAGTAGTTTTCTTCGCTGACCTCTGGGTCGCCGGCGTTTACCAGCTGCTGTACTTCACCTTCGGCAATGGTATTGGTGGTATCAGAAAGGATTGCCATGATGCGCATGTCCTGTAGGGCAATCATCATCTGGAAGGCACGGGAGTATAGAAAGTCTCCCACCAGGACGCTGGGTGCATTGCCCCATTTGGCATTGGCGGTAAGGCGGCCGCGGCGCATATCGGAGGTGTCCACCACATCATCGTGTAGCAGGGTGGCGGTGTGGATAAATTCGATAATGGTGGCCAGATCAATATGGCCCTCATCTTGGTAGTTGCAGGCCCTGGCACATAGCAGCACCAGCAGGGGTCGCAGGCGTTTGCCGCCGGCCTCAACCAAGTAGTGGCCTATATTTTCCACCAGGGGGACATCCGAGTGCAGTTGGTCGAGAATACGCTGGTTGACCGCGGCAAAGTCTTCGGCGGCGACCCGGTGAAAAGGCAGCATTTGAGAGTTCCTTAATACGACTAGACAGGCGCCCCCGAAGGCTCGGGCGGCAGAGGGCCGCTATTGTATCAACCCGGCGAATTGATTAGAATCTGCGCCCCGTCGATTGCGGG
The DNA window shown above is from Microbulbifer variabilis and carries:
- the ispB gene encoding octaprenyl diphosphate synthase, with the protein product MLPFHRVAAEDFAAVNQRILDQLHSDVPLVENIGHYLVEAGGKRLRPLLVLLCARACNYQDEGHIDLATIIEFIHTATLLHDDVVDTSDMRRGRLTANAKWGNAPSVLVGDFLYSRAFQMMIALQDMRIMAILSDTTNTIAEGEVQQLVNAGDPEVSEENYFSVIYKKTGALFEAACETAAVLADCSAEEQNALKLYGRHLGLAFQLVDDALDYRGNPEELGKNVGDDLAEGKPTLPLIYTMANGSQNQVALVKEAIEQRSAAKLVEIVEAIEACGALDYTMERARAAVEDAKAQLDFLPESDQKTALQQLASFAVERNV